A window of Clavibacter michiganensis contains these coding sequences:
- a CDS encoding septum formation family protein produces MAVAARRILPSAFAAVLLAAALSGCSLQQLADLVPHAETRDDDGSITAGGTTDVFTLRAGDCLDDAASAAVIEQDAADAHPASDDDSAHSHEVGDVSTVPCSEPHDFEVYAVPTLTSDDYPGDDAVDAQADDLCGSAFGPFVGFDYQDSIYDYLGHKPTSESWSTGDRVVDCVIGDPAGKTVGSLAGIGR; encoded by the coding sequence ATGGCCGTCGCCGCCCGCCGCATCCTGCCCTCCGCGTTCGCGGCCGTCCTCCTCGCCGCCGCGCTCAGCGGATGCTCGCTGCAGCAGCTGGCCGACCTCGTGCCGCACGCCGAGACGCGCGACGACGACGGATCGATCACGGCCGGCGGAACCACGGACGTCTTCACGCTGCGCGCGGGCGACTGCCTCGACGACGCGGCGTCGGCCGCCGTGATCGAGCAGGACGCGGCCGATGCGCACCCCGCGAGCGACGACGACTCCGCGCACTCGCACGAGGTGGGCGACGTGAGCACGGTGCCGTGCTCCGAGCCGCACGACTTCGAGGTCTACGCGGTCCCCACGCTGACGAGTGATGACTACCCCGGGGACGACGCCGTGGACGCGCAGGCCGACGACCTGTGCGGCTCGGCCTTCGGGCCCTTCGTCGGCTTCGACTACCAGGACTCGATCTACGACTACCTGGGGCACAAGCCGACGAGCGAGAGCTGGAGCACGGGCGACCGCGTCGTGGACTGCGTCATCGGCGATCCCGCGGGGAAGACCGTCGGCTCGCTCGCGGGCATCGGGCGGTAG
- a CDS encoding DUF805 domain-containing protein, which produces MAVDVVPFGGVEDPRGLARPRGREDEAIVVFGFVEVMRRAWILPLPSGVGIRVPRVEGYAALKMRAWIDRSPDHEEKDADDLALALHWYLEDPDVLTRAWEEGERLDEADGDVTLVIASLLGSDVAAALSDATPPGSRTHLELPLYGASWQEAMRRFFLKYATFRGRASRGEFWWWILTSVVGTSALQTLSSVNADRREPLGGLGFLDELTIVDSWSAVLAVLQLAVSIPSLAVSWRRLHDVDRSGTWTFITFIPILGLIVYVVMTAGRSRPGGARFD; this is translated from the coding sequence ATGGCGGTGGACGTGGTGCCGTTCGGCGGGGTCGAGGATCCGCGGGGCCTCGCTCGCCCCCGTGGTCGGGAGGACGAAGCGATCGTCGTATTCGGGTTCGTCGAGGTGATGCGACGGGCATGGATCCTGCCCCTGCCCTCGGGCGTGGGCATCCGCGTGCCCCGGGTCGAGGGGTATGCCGCCTTGAAGATGCGGGCGTGGATCGACCGTTCCCCGGATCACGAGGAGAAGGACGCCGACGACCTCGCACTGGCTCTGCACTGGTACCTCGAGGATCCCGACGTCCTGACGCGCGCGTGGGAAGAGGGAGAGCGGCTGGACGAGGCAGACGGGGACGTCACCCTGGTGATCGCATCGCTGCTCGGATCCGATGTCGCGGCAGCCCTCTCCGACGCGACGCCGCCCGGATCCCGCACGCACCTCGAGCTGCCGCTGTACGGCGCGTCCTGGCAGGAGGCGATGCGGAGGTTCTTCCTCAAGTACGCGACGTTCCGCGGGCGCGCCAGCCGGGGCGAGTTCTGGTGGTGGATCCTCACGAGCGTCGTCGGCACGTCCGCCCTCCAGACCCTGAGCAGCGTGAACGCGGACCGCCGGGAGCCGCTCGGGGGCCTCGGGTTCCTCGACGAGCTGACCATCGTCGACTCCTGGAGCGCCGTGCTCGCCGTGCTCCAGCTGGCGGTGTCCATCCCATCTCTGGCCGTCTCGTGGCGGCGCCTGCACGACGTCGACCGCAGCGGCACGTGGACGTTCATCACCTTCATCCCGATCCTCGGGCTGATCGTCTACGTGGTCATGACCGCGGGGCGGTCGCGGCCTGGCGGCGCGCGGTTCGACTGA